In the genome of Flexistipes sinusarabici DSM 4947, one region contains:
- a CDS encoding tRNA dihydrouridine synthase, translating to MKAALTQSSDLKTLLKNEPLVAAPMAGITNRSFRKILRKFTRGLIYTEMVSVEGLKRQIDKTVDYIRLTPEDNPIIVQLFGFNENSFHDAVKITEEISSPYGFDINMGCPVKKVLKTGGGSNLLKNIKQAERIIKNARKATEKKLTVKIRLGWDRENLVFRELIKMAENEGVDAVCIHARTKSELFTGEVDYGALETAAELAKIPVIGNGNVCDPSGYKRMLNTGVSGVMIGRAIMKTPWIFQALRENKHPENFLSKQELYNLLMELKDFEYEEKGAHYINLLKKYAVFFSKSSPGASNFRNRLYSTNNEKESLKIIENFFNSNT from the coding sequence ATGAAAGCAGCATTAACACAATCATCTGATTTAAAAACCTTATTGAAAAATGAACCCCTCGTTGCAGCACCTATGGCAGGGATAACAAACAGAAGTTTCCGTAAAATTCTGAGAAAGTTCACAAGAGGTCTTATATACACTGAAATGGTATCAGTGGAGGGGCTAAAACGGCAAATCGATAAAACAGTCGATTATATAAGGTTGACCCCTGAAGATAATCCCATAATTGTCCAGCTATTTGGCTTCAATGAAAACTCATTCCACGATGCTGTTAAAATAACTGAAGAAATTTCATCCCCCTATGGTTTTGACATCAACATGGGCTGTCCGGTGAAAAAAGTATTAAAAACAGGCGGAGGCTCAAATCTCCTGAAAAACATAAAACAGGCTGAACGGATTATAAAAAATGCCAGAAAAGCCACAGAAAAAAAACTGACGGTTAAAATACGTCTGGGATGGGACAGAGAAAATCTTGTCTTCAGGGAACTGATAAAGATGGCTGAAAATGAAGGTGTGGATGCAGTATGCATTCATGCCAGGACAAAATCTGAACTGTTTACAGGAGAGGTGGACTATGGGGCTTTAGAAACTGCTGCGGAACTGGCAAAAATACCAGTAATCGGAAACGGCAATGTCTGCGACCCCAGTGGATATAAAAGAATGCTGAACACCGGTGTCTCAGGGGTGATGATAGGAAGAGCGATTATGAAAACACCCTGGATTTTTCAGGCTTTACGGGAAAATAAACATCCTGAAAACTTCCTCAGCAAACAAGAGCTTTACAATCTTTTGATGGAGCTTAAAGATTTTGAATATGAGGAAAAAGGTGCCCACTATATAAATCTCCTGAAAAAATATGCGGTGTTTTTCTCCAAAAGCTCCCCGGGGGCATCCAATTTCAGAAACCGGCTTTACTCCACCAATAATGAAAAAGAATCTTTAAAGATAATAGAAAATTTTTTCAATTCAAACACATAG
- a CDS encoding NFACT RNA binding domain-containing protein, whose protein sequence is MDGLTLRKLTYVFDEKIRYTVINSATVSEDTFILHLYDDNNSSRIDFKAGLNLKGVFRAGSFEKLGKAPALEILNGACITDIKQRSYDRILILYAAKRRPSGKKVTYRIVYELAGNNSNIFVISDSDHIIFKLNNNNIDPERKVDTGDVYRFFKLNKRYDLDSAYKLSPEDLNFNNFIGFYPKTAEYAEKIFNRFEELPFAIEYLKEELADKRFYTDEKGKIYPFKLKNNLKKITFDEFGSVAERKDEDDYNLVRSRLIKHYRKRIKKDKKLLEKLKDDLSNAKKFHQLRHEADLIKNNLHILKQGEGGYELIDYSEDGIKKVNYFVRRGDKPEEKAEKLYEKSRKLERSLEKIRKRINEIQNRIFWFEEKLFYMEDESIKPDERELFKEYSETFGSYKVKKTKTKEVKRIYHIKLSEADIYLGKNSRGNHELVFDFASPEDLWLHAQGIPSSHAIIRKNEPYTEEEIETAARVVACLSKARLDSKVNVDYTLKKYVKKPKHTPEGFVIYDKFKTVTVAPMSREEFRRLIRSG, encoded by the coding sequence GTGGACGGGCTGACATTAAGAAAACTCACATACGTTTTTGATGAAAAAATACGATATACTGTAATAAACAGTGCTACTGTATCTGAAGATACATTTATTCTACATCTTTATGATGATAATAATTCCAGCCGTATTGATTTTAAAGCAGGATTGAACCTCAAAGGGGTATTCCGGGCAGGTAGTTTTGAGAAACTTGGGAAAGCCCCGGCACTGGAAATACTGAACGGTGCCTGCATTACTGATATTAAACAGAGAAGTTACGACAGAATTCTGATTCTCTATGCTGCCAAAAGACGGCCAAGCGGTAAAAAAGTGACCTACAGGATCGTTTACGAACTTGCCGGAAACAATTCCAATATTTTTGTTATTTCAGACAGTGACCATATTATTTTTAAGTTGAATAATAACAACATAGATCCTGAAAGAAAGGTTGATACCGGGGATGTGTACAGATTTTTTAAACTAAACAAGCGATATGATCTGGACAGTGCATACAAATTATCGCCGGAAGATTTGAATTTTAACAATTTTATAGGTTTTTATCCGAAGACTGCTGAATATGCTGAAAAGATTTTTAATCGCTTTGAAGAATTACCGTTTGCTATCGAATATCTTAAAGAAGAGTTAGCTGACAAAAGATTTTACACAGATGAAAAAGGGAAAATTTATCCTTTTAAACTTAAAAATAATCTTAAGAAGATAACATTTGATGAATTTGGCTCTGTAGCAGAACGTAAAGATGAGGATGATTATAATTTAGTACGCAGCAGACTTATCAAACATTACAGAAAAAGAATCAAGAAAGATAAGAAACTTCTGGAAAAACTAAAAGATGACCTAAGCAATGCAAAAAAATTTCATCAGCTGAGACATGAAGCGGATCTGATAAAAAATAATCTGCATATTTTAAAGCAAGGGGAAGGGGGGTACGAGCTTATCGATTATTCTGAGGATGGCATAAAAAAGGTGAATTATTTCGTTAGAAGAGGTGATAAGCCTGAGGAAAAAGCAGAAAAACTTTATGAAAAAAGCAGAAAGCTCGAACGATCTTTAGAAAAAATCCGAAAGAGAATTAATGAAATACAAAATCGCATATTCTGGTTTGAAGAAAAACTCTTTTATATGGAAGATGAGTCAATAAAACCTGATGAGCGGGAGCTTTTCAAAGAATATAGTGAAACATTTGGTTCATACAAAGTGAAAAAAACAAAAACAAAAGAGGTTAAACGTATATATCACATCAAATTAAGTGAGGCGGATATTTATCTGGGGAAAAACAGCCGCGGTAATCATGAGCTTGTTTTCGACTTTGCTTCCCCAGAAGATTTGTGGCTGCATGCACAGGGTATCCCTTCTTCACATGCGATTATCAGAAAGAATGAGCCTTACACGGAAGAGGAAATCGAAACAGCTGCAAGAGTTGTGGCCTGTCTCAGTAAGGCCAGGCTGGACTCAAAGGTAAATGTTGATTACACACTGAAAAAATATGTTAAAAAGCCCAAACACACTCCGGAAGGTTTTGTGATTTATGATAAGTTTAAGACGGTTACAGTGGCTCCTATGAGCAGGGAAGAGTTTCGCAGGTTAATTAGAAGTGGGTAA
- a CDS encoding type IV pilus twitching motility protein PilT encodes MAKIDAFFKYMLENDISDLHLSSGCKPMVRKHGELEEIKYQQLSDEILRPLLYEIISEEQKKKFEKTKDLDFAYEVPGKARFRANYFMQKRGACAVFRLIPSKILTADDLGLPNQVLKFAKLSRGLVLVTGPTGSGKSTTLAAIIDYINKSRKEHILTIEDPVEFVHHSQGCLINHREVETHTESFSAALRAALREDPDVILVGELRDLETIELAITAAETGHLVFGTLHTNSAAKTVDRIIDAFPSGQQAQIRAMLSESLKGVIAQQLLKKADGKGRVAALELLIVNSAIANLIREGKTFQIPSMIQTGKGDGMQLMDQAIMEFLMNKTVTPQEAYVKANDKKSFERFMDK; translated from the coding sequence ATGGCTAAAATAGATGCTTTTTTCAAATATATGCTGGAAAATGATATAAGTGACCTCCATTTGAGCTCCGGATGCAAACCGATGGTCAGAAAACATGGAGAACTTGAAGAGATTAAGTACCAGCAGCTGAGTGATGAAATTTTAAGACCGCTGCTATATGAAATAATTTCAGAGGAGCAGAAAAAGAAATTTGAGAAAACAAAAGATCTGGATTTTGCCTATGAAGTGCCCGGAAAAGCGCGCTTCAGGGCAAATTATTTTATGCAGAAAAGAGGAGCATGCGCTGTTTTCAGACTTATTCCCAGTAAAATTCTCACCGCTGATGACCTGGGGTTACCCAACCAGGTGTTAAAATTTGCAAAACTTTCAAGGGGGCTTGTACTGGTTACCGGTCCTACAGGCAGCGGGAAATCAACAACGCTGGCTGCGATTATTGATTATATAAACAAATCCAGAAAAGAGCATATTCTAACAATAGAAGATCCGGTGGAATTTGTACACCATAGCCAGGGATGTTTGATCAACCACAGAGAAGTGGAAACGCATACCGAATCGTTCTCTGCCGCATTGAGAGCTGCTCTCAGGGAGGACCCGGATGTTATTCTTGTGGGAGAGCTCAGAGACCTTGAAACGATAGAACTTGCAATTACAGCCGCTGAAACCGGACATCTGGTTTTCGGTACATTACATACAAATTCGGCTGCAAAAACTGTTGACAGAATCATCGACGCATTTCCATCAGGACAACAGGCACAGATAAGGGCAATGCTGTCTGAATCTCTAAAAGGTGTCATAGCGCAGCAGCTTCTAAAGAAAGCTGACGGTAAGGGGCGTGTGGCTGCTCTTGAGCTGTTAATTGTCAACAGTGCCATTGCCAATCTTATCAGAGAAGGAAAAACATTTCAGATTCCTTCCATGATTCAAACGGGCAAAGGAGACGGGATGCAACTGATGGACCAGGCCATTATGGAGTTTCTCATGAATAAAACAGTAACTCCTCAGGAAGCTTATGTGAAAGCTAATGATAAAAAATCTTTTGAACGTTTTATGGACAAATAG
- a CDS encoding tetratricopeptide repeat protein — MNTKKIFNEKKFVKRFMEKIEKAINNEEFDKAEVSIKRALKNAAYDMPSKSLLYSYLGRINFQKGKFDTSKRFLNSALRLNSQNEDANFYLSNLYMSEQDVHKALSYIEKNLSISPGKFSYLIQRAWCLILLDRYEEAGNIYHKLQSFRGIDPQGFIDLGMAYILKGDFREAKRIIFNALSNFPENIFVESAFYEMREIEENLYYYRKELFFKKLRLIRFRQKIYSAALRKTVEGMTLRGYFQFEIEKASDFIVALSSKRLDVSKAEGLAAAVEYFISDFIGESESIKKVIVNYYNTTLYQLKKNIDLIRSEAPVELEELNNQLMSYYELNIDYFFDNTDPEGDDE, encoded by the coding sequence ATGAATACCAAAAAAATTTTTAATGAAAAAAAATTTGTTAAGCGTTTTATGGAGAAAATAGAAAAAGCTATTAATAATGAAGAATTTGACAAGGCAGAAGTTTCAATTAAGCGTGCTCTGAAGAATGCAGCATACGATATGCCTTCCAAGTCACTTTTGTACAGTTATTTAGGGAGAATTAATTTTCAAAAGGGCAAATTCGATACTTCAAAAAGATTCTTGAATTCGGCATTAAGGCTTAACTCTCAAAATGAAGATGCTAATTTTTATCTGAGCAATTTATATATGTCAGAACAGGATGTGCATAAAGCTTTATCATATATCGAAAAAAATCTCAGCATATCCCCCGGCAAATTCAGCTACCTGATTCAGAGAGCCTGGTGCCTGATTCTGCTTGACAGATACGAAGAAGCAGGAAACATATACCACAAACTCCAAAGTTTTAGAGGCATTGACCCCCAGGGTTTTATTGATTTAGGTATGGCATACATACTTAAGGGTGATTTCAGGGAAGCCAAAAGAATCATTTTTAACGCACTTTCCAATTTTCCTGAAAATATATTTGTTGAAAGCGCATTTTATGAAATGCGTGAGATTGAAGAAAATTTATATTACTACAGGAAAGAACTGTTTTTTAAGAAACTCCGGTTAATCCGCTTCAGGCAGAAAATATATTCTGCTGCGCTTAGGAAAACAGTGGAAGGAATGACTTTGAGAGGATATTTTCAGTTTGAGATTGAGAAAGCTTCCGACTTTATTGTTGCCCTGAGTTCTAAAAGGCTGGATGTGAGTAAAGCTGAAGGACTTGCTGCTGCTGTGGAATATTTTATTTCAGATTTTATCGGAGAGAGTGAGTCTATTAAAAAAGTTATCGTGAATTATTACAATACAACTCTCTATCAGTTAAAGAAGAATATAGATTTAATACGCTCTGAAGCACCTGTTGAACTTGAAGAGCTGAATAATCAGCTTATGTCTTATTATGAGCTTAATATCGACTATTTTTTTGACAATACAGATCCGGAGGGGGATGATGAATAA
- a CDS encoding PaaI family thioesterase translates to MSEKLYLPHSTRCFICGSENPVGLKHIFYVAGDSVSSDILIPDGFNGFKDIVHGGIVSALLDETMGWNAFVFGKGQNLYFTRDLNVKFRKSLNTDTPYLLKTEFISEKRMFAITKGYIIDKDNNIYAEAEGKFIEIPDEKMQETKQYLLFDNNKNYHPKTTIFRK, encoded by the coding sequence ATGAGTGAAAAGTTATATCTGCCACATTCAACCAGATGCTTTATATGCGGCTCAGAAAACCCTGTGGGTTTGAAACATATTTTTTACGTTGCAGGAGACTCCGTATCTTCGGATATTCTTATTCCTGACGGTTTCAACGGCTTTAAAGATATTGTCCACGGAGGCATAGTTTCCGCTCTTCTGGATGAAACCATGGGATGGAACGCATTTGTTTTCGGTAAAGGACAAAACCTTTATTTCACAAGGGATCTCAATGTTAAATTCAGAAAGTCTCTTAATACCGATACCCCCTACCTCTTAAAAACAGAATTTATTTCCGAAAAAAGGATGTTTGCCATCACCAAAGGCTATATAATAGATAAAGATAATAATATTTATGCCGAAGCCGAAGGAAAATTTATAGAAATTCCCGATGAAAAAATGCAGGAAACAAAACAGTACCTTCTTTTCGACAACAACAAAAACTACCACCCTAAGACAACAATATTTCGCAAATAA
- the extS gene encoding selenite/tellurite reduction operon c-type cytochrome lipoprotein ExtS, with amino-acid sequence MAAHYLKNLSVFLLFILLLVISANGNAQNNDFCVDCHNSHYTDIADCVTCHRGIPETRRKDLAHQNLIKGKYAKFLLNVFSDRKRGIELIKLSGCRRCHSIGGKGSTLSVNLDSSIENIAVKEIVKTIKEPSEFMPDFNFTSEQITYIINGLLYLSFTDRDVEKNFTQMVHIGTKKSNTFSEKCGNCHKMISPLRGPVGSGYVAPNLSGLLSQYYPRNINGKEWNAKLLKKWLKNPRELNSNALMPVLELSEREFAEIEKTFGK; translated from the coding sequence TTGGCGGCTCACTATTTGAAAAATCTTTCTGTCTTTCTGTTGTTCATACTTTTATTAGTAATTTCTGCCAACGGCAATGCTCAAAATAACGATTTTTGCGTGGACTGCCATAACAGCCATTATACAGATATCGCCGATTGCGTTACATGTCACAGAGGAATACCTGAAACCAGGAGAAAAGACTTGGCTCATCAAAATCTTATTAAAGGAAAATATGCTAAATTCCTGTTAAATGTTTTTTCGGATAGAAAAAGAGGGATAGAGTTGATTAAGTTGAGCGGCTGCAGAAGGTGCCACAGTATAGGCGGGAAAGGTAGCACTTTGTCGGTAAATTTGGACAGCTCCATAGAAAATATTGCAGTAAAAGAAATCGTCAAGACAATAAAAGAGCCGAGTGAATTCATGCCTGATTTTAATTTCACTTCAGAGCAAATAACTTACATTATCAACGGCCTTTTATATCTTTCTTTTACTGACAGAGATGTCGAGAAGAATTTTACACAGATGGTTCATATCGGTACGAAAAAATCCAATACTTTTTCAGAAAAATGCGGAAATTGTCATAAAATGATTTCACCGTTACGCGGGCCGGTTGGCAGTGGCTACGTTGCCCCCAATCTAAGCGGATTGCTTTCTCAATATTATCCCAGAAATATCAATGGGAAAGAATGGAATGCCAAGTTATTAAAAAAATGGCTTAAAAATCCCAGGGAATTAAACAGTAATGCATTAATGCCGGTTTTGGAACTGTCAGAAAGGGAATTTGCAGAGATTGAGAAGACTTTCGGTAAATAA
- the extQ gene encoding selenite/tellurite reduction operon b-type cytochrome membrane protein ExtQ, with protein MKKKNEYIKSDPYFFRMIIVSALLVIIAVIVLGLFIDAPLKAPADSSNVPNPSKAAWFLLWFQEIVSYSSYFIYGPVILFIVYLFLPYLAPSTDEKAVWFRKEYRLLDIFTLLVFLGIVFLTVIAYFFRGEFWRLTI; from the coding sequence ATGAAAAAGAAAAATGAATATATAAAAAGTGACCCTTATTTTTTTCGCATGATTATCGTATCAGCTTTGCTGGTGATAATTGCCGTTATTGTTCTTGGACTTTTTATAGATGCACCTTTAAAAGCTCCAGCAGATTCTTCTAATGTTCCTAATCCTTCAAAAGCCGCATGGTTTTTACTTTGGTTTCAGGAAATTGTAAGTTATTCAAGTTATTTCATTTACGGTCCGGTAATATTGTTTATAGTCTATCTGTTTTTGCCTTACCTCGCCCCCTCAACAGATGAGAAGGCTGTTTGGTTTCGTAAGGAGTACAGACTGCTGGATATATTTACACTGTTGGTTTTTTTGGGTATTGTTTTCCTGACGGTTATTGCATATTTTTTCAGAGGTGAATTTTGGCGGCTCACTATTTGA